The Prunus persica cultivar Lovell chromosome G8, Prunus_persica_NCBIv2, whole genome shotgun sequence genome includes a region encoding these proteins:
- the LOC18768293 gene encoding kinesin-like protein KIN-12D isoform X2, with protein MLRDFKFLRSNSQKKEEPENVPPMNPKDLSAIRISSESSRAPFNPIQELAQLPKPEQEVGIRSRVEKTPTKASKAKTSDPTLPLRTPDKHGPGFSTRKRFGWAQKTEPSCMTTSDSHEVGANCSTQVSRGGGGTGNGGLANVTPRVMRTAGRAVSSYSESNSTQTTPTKSVSKPPNSGFRNKVDGSVGPRGGNYAAMYKGIPISCGPSTVVNTVEVPHFDLKEDPSFWMDHNVQVLIRVRPLNSMERSMHGYSRCLKQESAQTISWIGQPESRFTFDHVACETVDQEMLFRMAGLPMVENCLSGYNSCMFAYGQTGSGKTYTMLGEIEDLETKPSPHRGMTPRIFEFLFARIQAEEEIRRDEKLKYNCKCSFLEIYNEQITDLLDPSSTNLLLREDVKKGVYVENLSEFEVCTVSDILRLLIQGSSNRKVAATNMNRESSRSHSVFTCVIESRWEKDSTANLRFARLNLVDLAGSERQKDSGAEGERLKEAANINKSLSALGHVIMVLVDMAHGKLKHVPYRDSRLTFLLQDSLGGNSKTMIIANVSPSICCQAETLNTLKFAQRAKLIQNNAVVNEDATGDVIALQHQIRLLKEELFILKRHNVSRSLSFGSTNIEDTQVRKIDCNGNVCEMDLECDDDFLENGSKGTVRLSTKQLKSLETTLAGALRREQMAETTIKQLEAENEQLNRLVRQREEDTRCTKMMLRFREDKIQKMESLISGSIPVETYLLEENKTLSEQILLLQAKLDKNPEVTRFALENIRLLDQLRRFQDFYEEGEREILLDEVSKLRDQLLQFLDGHSKNHSIPNFSMNPQETMCTNKENDSLNSELKNTLHELEECRRNLNNCMEDNAKLSREIDDLRTMLNNLKPLDQHGGVALEVHNAVQIEEMERKDDPLRKHAEEILNLQLELDILNIILKEERTTQEERVFFLNRDLQLANEELFLISKQHDDANSKLQEAKSIIEALESQQILSINELEDMRNSNNHYVQLLSEQELELKALKEQRNFKEFRDLSPLNCSNNHDSRLQGNLKRMQDSLEKAKRLNTWYQSDRAFQVSNEEEMDEVCRQAEAETAEVIVCMQEELGMLQQQIHDSHLKELEMNKNVMILEAELKDVREKLYMLNKDNERLGKELEEKDGEARTLSEEWALLSSEIEEVLSDGCEVLDGASDQLDLISHSFPQKRIWILQQVGRIVQTICEKEFLIEELRKCLEDANNKKSNVECMLKSLRGAALVITEAHEQECLEKETEMVMMTTQLNAKTSTVEKLENRVKLLEDQIRKTSVCATGAFVVVNRLEEMKLDYEDALKHKNIQLSESEDLISLKVAVLNDQATVIAEGEKKIQSLSGEVEEWERTCTNLRQELSEERQRTCTIEQKLEDVEEKNILMTKEKLAELKTGVSTLRSCMNTHAEHQTSSEMKNSQVSCKTSKGEGGGWIATGTMIDQNGNKQFVEDLRDDLSECSLEAGKSISANICTWENLKSDRPSKEVSGRDVTIILLKKEIEAALDSLKEVQAEMDKLREENKAMCKSEQQSQESMKYLITQVLNLQSTMNNLERQSKVKLEAHNHRLEAFQQIVQEAGSHWCQTKELMEIEFDDAKLVADQKTAEVSCILPKFEEAQDIIKEADIMINELMISNETMKLEIRRLKKMEASVTSDRDMLLNEVQSLQSINHLSNQQFAEVEELLASDIKETKALVVELEGMLAEVQANYNENFMLLASDFRSVKSLLSDSSKLVRSSLEDIWSEIIVKDCAVSVLHLCHMGLLLETVTGLNAENSLLQRGLCESSSCIADLRQHNIRSKRELEMCQILKGKLLTDIKNSFDHITRREEEAGKLNMKLNTFEEQISELKFQEELMLQRSNYMGSQLAILMKEFDLSNSNFGASLLDQEKFLKDKEEALESQAECFMIDWCVKDFESLILTSELEEMAMHKVDMEREHITCCVMLEDLKKEFILSKVDALLKEQSLVDEEVEGAHLQKEAQKERQDLLSQLNQSTLRITQINEVNKALEKDIQLLKDVALSNDALKGELGEVKQTEVKLSSHVQALEAEYQKLREDLKMKEMNLELSAQQISVLDQDNQRLQNDICMLHTSSYGLQGAVEKKDAELSRLSHLEMENESLKTEIGKLNTENSTTLKNLAEKNSEFTSSLNRINVFDKENCRLQDEIISLEIHITNLETNLRVKSAELYELKQSESAIMEELCSKSQELQICLSKTNTLKEENVLFREELLSLKKSKDEFLTMSNVNSKKCLDSVETVDSVSNILRNILKGEGFIIVDKMFQEICETGERISEFIEQVDCLESHAKELVSENLSLQAELLRKDDVLKGLLFDLSMLQESASKNKDQQDEIEEILSSLEALEDELSAKSCELRQAIANSQMLETQLQEKTDVISTLEFGILEERESVKLLSSENLELRAHMEDALEAKNSVEKELTERQKIIESLKMELLEISNALDQMNNSNESLRSNMHELASEKDLLHIEMLKLKEKLEREQARADEIEAIANEAQEIAELRKNYADDKEAEVKLLERSVEELERVVDVLENKVDIVKGEAERQRLHGEELELELHAVKHQMQNVENANADMKRYLDEKEKSLQEALQNIQILEKDIAEKDAEIAQFKAHISELNLHAEAQACEYKQKFKALESMAEQVRPEGHSTHATSSSNKSEKHATKSRGSGSPFKCIGLGLAQQIKSEKDEERTTSRVRIEELESLALSRQKEIFTLNSKLAAAESMTHDVIRDLLGVKLDMTTYVSLLDNQQVQKITEKARLHSVESEEKEVVKLKKQLNEFIQERQGWLEEIDRKQAELIAVQIALEKLRQRDQFLKTENEMLKVENVNHKKKVMELEGEVNKLSGQQNLQQRIHHHAKIKEENHKLKVQNEELSTKLRRTEVILSRVKEELARFRASCGRNSYVDFDEEQRLSAKLKETEEEKLQLAQKLLGLCTSVLKAAGITKPSTHINPSVAEEALEQIKNKVTLMDRELQDLKYKNKISSERIRLSELMPQASPISSRADENRQTPKRMSQAPYFSPLDR; from the exons ATGTTGAGGGATTTCAAATTCCTCCGCTCAAAttcccaaaagaaagaagagccCGAGAACGTGCCGCCGATGAACCCAAAGGACTTATCGGCGATCCGAATCAGCTCCGAGTCTTCGAGAGCTCCATTTAACCCGATTCAAGAGCTCGCTCAGCTTCCCAAACCAGAACAAGAAGTGGGTATTCGGAGCAGGGTTGAAAAGACACCAACTAAGGCTTCCAAGGCTAAAACTTCTGATCCCACGTTGCCTCTTCGGACCCCCGACAAGCACGGACCTGGGTTTTCTACCCGGAAACGATTTGGCTGGGCCCAGAAGACTGAACCCAGTTGTATGACCACCAGTGATTCGCATGAAGTTGGGGCTAATTGTTCGACCCAAGTGAGCAGAGGAGGTGGTGGTACTGGAAATGGGGGTTTGGCAAATGTGACTCCTCGGGTAATGAGGACAGCTGGGAGGGCTGTTTCGAGTTATTCGGAGAGTAATTCGACGCAGACAACACCGACCAAGAGTGTTTCAAAGCCTCCAAATTCGGGTTTTCGGAATAAAGTTGATGGAAGTGTTGGTCCTCGAGGAGGGAACTATGCCGCAATGTATAAAGGGATTCCCATTTCTTGTGGTCCATCTACGGTGGTTAATACAGTGGAAGTGCCTCACTTTGATCTCAAGGAAGATCCCTCTTTCTGGATGGATCACAATGTACAG GTTCTTATTCGTGTCCGTCCTCTCAATAGCATGGAGCGGAGTATGCACGGTTACAGCAGGTGTTTGAAGCAAGAAAGTGCTCAGACAATTTCTTGGATTGGGCAACCAGAAAGTCGGTTCACATTTGATCATGTAGCCTGTGAAACAGTTGATCAG GAAATGCTTTTCAGGATGGCTGGTCTCCCGATGGTAGAGAATTGCTTGTCAGGGTATAATAGTTGTATGTTTGCCTACGGTCAG ACAGGAAGTGGAAAGACATATACAATGCTTGGGGAGATTGAAGACTTAGAAACCAAGCCCAGTCCACACCGTGGAATGACACCCCGCATTTTCGAATTTTTATTTGCAAGGATTCAAGCC GAAGAGGAAATCCGGAGGgatgagaaattaaaatacaattgCAAGTGCTCTTTCTTAGAGATTTACAATGAACAAATTACGGATCTCCTTGATCCATCATCTACCAATTTGCTT CTGCGGGAGGATGTTAAGAAGGGTGTTTACGTAGAAAATCTCTCTGAATTTGAAGTTTGTACTGTGAGCGATATCCTGAGGCTTCTAATCCAG GGTTCTTCAAATAGGAAAGTTGCTGCAACAAACATGAATAGAGAGAGCAGTCGTTCACACAGTGTCTTTACTTGTGTAATTGAGAGTAGATGGGAAAAAGATTCCACAGCTAATCTACGTTTTGCTAGACTGAACCTAGTTGATCTGGCTGGTTCAGAAAG GCAGAAAGATTCTGGTGCTGAGGGTGAACGGTTAAAGGAAGCTGCTAATATTAATAAATCACTATCTGCACTGGg TCATGTTATAATGGTTCTAGTGGATATGGCACATGGGAAGCTGAAACATGTACCATATAGAGACTCTAGGCTAACCTTCCTTCTACAG GACTCACTCGGTGGAAACTCCAAAACAATGATCATTGCAAATGTCAGCCCTTCTATCTG TTGTCAAGCTGAAACACTGAATACCCTTAAGTTTGCTCAGCGAGCAAAGCTTATTCAAAACAAT GCTGTGGTGAATGAAGATGCTACAGGCGATGTCATTGCCCTACAACACCAAATACGGCTTTTAAAG GAGGAGCTTTTCATTCTTAAGCGTCACAATGTCTCCCGATCTTTATCGTTTGGTTCGACCAATATTGAAGACACACAAGTACGAAAAATTGATTGTAATGGAAATGTATGTGAAATGGACCTCGAGTGTGATGATGATTTTCTGGAAAATGGATCAAAAGGAACTGTGAGACTTTCCACCAAACAG TTAAAATCTTTGGAGACAACACTTGCGGGTGCTTTGAGAAGGGAGCAGATGGCAGAAACTACCATCAAGCAACTTGAAGCTGAAAACGAGCAGTTGAACCGTTTG GTTCGTCAAAGAGAGGAAGACACCAGGTGCACTAAAATGATGCTTCGGTTTCGGGAAGacaaaattcagaaaatgGAGTCACTTATTAGTGGTTCTATTCCTGTGGAGACTTACTTACTGGAGGAGAACAAAACACTCTCTGAACAGATTCTGCTACTTCAAGCAAAACTTGATAAGAATCCCGAAGTAACTCGCTTTGCATTGGAGAATATAAGGCTTTTGGACCAACTTAGAAG GTTTCAAGATTTTTATGaagaaggggagagagagatactCTTGGATGAGGTATCTAAACTGCGAGATCAG ttgCTTCAATTTCTTGATGGACACTCTAAGAACCATAGCATTCCAAATTTTAGTATGAATCCACAG GAAACCATGTGCACGAACAAAGAGAATGATTCCCTCAATTCAGAG TTAAAGAATACTCTCCATGAGTTAGAGGAATGCAGGCGGAACTTAAATAATTGTATGGAGGATAATGCAAAACTCAGCAG GGAAATTGATGATCTGCGCACAATGCTGAACAATCTCAAGCCCCTTGATCAACACGGCGGTGTAGCTTTGGAG GTGCACAATGCAGTTCAAATTGAGGAGATGGAACGGAAGGATGACCCTCTAAGAAAACATGCGGAAGAGATTTTGAATTTACAGCTAGAATTGGATATTCTGAATATCATTCTTAAAGAAGAGAGGACTACTCAAGAAGAAAGGGTGTTTTTCTTAAATAGAGATCTTCAGCTGGCAAATGAAGAACTTTTTCTGATAAGCAAACAACATGATGATGCAAACAGCAAATTGCAAGAGGCTAAGTCTATTATTGAAGCTCTCGAGTCTCAGCAAATTCTGTCAATCAATGAGCTTGAGGATATGAGGAATAGTAACAATCATTATGTGCAGCTTTTGAGTGAACAGGAGCTTGAATTGAAGGCTCTGAAGGAACAACGTAATTTTAAGGAGTTTAGAGACTTATCACCTTTGAACTGCTCAAACAATCATGACTCGCGATTACAGGGAAATTTGAAAAGGATGCAAGATTCCCTTGAAAAAGCAAAGAGACTGAATACGTGGTACCAAAGTGATCGTGCATTTCAAGTgtcaaatgaagaagaaatggaTGAAGTCTGCAGGCAGGCTGAGGCTGAAACTGCTGAGGTGATTGTCTGTATGCAGGAAGAACTTGGCATGCTTCAGCAGCAAATTCATGATAGCCATTTGAAAGAATTGGAGATGAACAAAAATGTAATGATTCTGGAAGCTGAACTGAAGGATGTGCGAGAAAAGTTGTACATGTTGAACAAAGATAATGAAAGGTTAGGTAAAGAGCTTGAGGAGAAAGATGGGGAAGCAAGAACATTATCAGAAGAATGGGCATTATTGTCCAGTGAGATTGAAGAAGTTCTTTCTGATGGGTGTGAGGTACTAGATGGTGCCTCTGATCAACTTGACCTTATATCCCATTCCTTTCCGCAGAAAAGGATTTGGATTTTGCAACAAGTTGGAAGAATTGTACAAACCATCTGTGAAAAGGAATTTTTGATTGAAGAATTGAGGAAGTGTTTAGAGGAtgcaaacaacaagaaaagtaATGTGGAGTGCATGCTGAAGTCTTTGAGAGGAGCGGCACTAGTTATTACTGAAGCACATGAGCAGGAATGTCTTGAAAAGGAGACAGAAATGGTCATGATGACAACGCAGTTGAATGCAAAGACATCTACAGTGGAAAAGCTGGAGAATAGAGTAAAGCTGCTTGAAGATCAGATAAGAAAAACATCAGTTTGTGCAACAGgtgcttttgttgttgtgaacAGATTAGAAGAGATGAAACTTGATTATGAAGACGCTTTAAAGCATAAGAATATTCAGCTTAGTGAATCAGAAGACTTGATCTCATTGAAGGTTGCCGTTCTCAATGATCAGGCAACTGTGATAGCagaaggagagaaaaaaattcagtcTCTAAGTGGGGAAGTTGAAGAGTGGGAGAGAACCTGCACCAATCTAAGGCAGGAGCTTTCTGAGGAGCGGCAACGTACTTGCACTATAGAACAGAAGCTTGAAGATGTTGAAGAGAAAAACATTTTGATGACAAAGGAGAAACTAGCTGAGCTAAAAACTGGTGTATCCACACTCAGGTCATGCATGAACACACATGCGGAGCATCAGACAAGTTCTGAAATGAAGAATTCACAAGTATCTTGTAAGACTTCCAAAGGAGAAGGAGGTGGATGG ATAGCTACGGGAACAATGATAGACCAGAATGGAAACAAACAGTTTGTTGAAGACCTAAGAGATGATTTATCTGAGTGTTCTCTTGAAGCCGGGAAGAGTATTAGTGCTAATATATGCACTTGGGAAAATTTGAAGTCTGACAGACCTTCCAAGGAAGTGAGTGGTAGAGATGTTACCATTATTCTTctgaaaaaggaaatagaagCTGCCCTTGATAGCTTAAAAGAGGTACAGGCTGAGATGGACAAACTACGTGAAGAAAACAAAGCGATGTGCAAGTCCGAGCAACAGAGTCAGGAAAGCATGAAATATCTCATAACTCAGGTCCTTAATCTGCAATCAACTATGAATAACTTAGAAAGGCAATCGAAAGTGAAGTTGGAAGCTCACAATCATAGACTGGAAGCATTTCAACAGATTGTGCAGGAAGCTGGCTCTCATTGGTGCCAAACGAAAGAG CTAATGGAAATAGAATTTGATGATGCAAAGTTAGTTGCAGATCAGAAAACCGCTGAGGTCTCTTGCATTCTTCCTAAGTTCGAAGAGGCTCAGGATATCATAAAGGAAGCAGATATTATGATCAATGAACTGATGATATCAAATGAAACAATGAAGCTTGAAATAAGAAGGCTGAAGAAAATGGAAGCCTCAGTAACGAGTGACAGGGATATGTTACTAAATGAGGTTCAAAGCTTGCAGTCCATCAATCATCTGAGCAATCAACAATTTGCAGAAGTTGAAGAGTTGCTTGCCTCAGATATAAAGGAAACAAAGGCTCTGGTTGTAGAGCTGGAGGGCATGCTTGCAGAGGTCCAGGCTAATTACAACGAAAATTTCATGCTTTTAGCCTCTGATTTCCGCAGTGTGAAGTCTCTGCTTTCAGACTCCTCAAAGTTAGTTCGTTCATCACTTGAGGACATCTGGTCTGAGATAATTGTGAAGGATTGTGCAGTTTCAGTTCTACACCTCTGTCACATGGGACTTTTGCTGGAAACAGTGACTGGGCTGAATGCAGAGAACAGTCTGCTTCAACGTGGACTTTGTGAATCAAGTTCTTGTATAGCTGATCTGAGGCAACACAACATTAGGTCAAAAAGAGAGCTTGAGATGTGTCAGATTCTAAAGGGGAAATTACTGACCGACATTAAGAACAGTTTTGATCACATCACaaggagagaagaggaagctGGGAAGCTTAATATGAAGCTCAACACTTTCGAGGAACAGATATCAGAACTTAAGTTTCAAGAGGAGTTAATGCTGCAAAGGTCTAATTATATGGGATCTCAGCTTGCTATTCTAATGAAAGAGTTCGATTTGAGCAACTCAAATTTTGGTGCATCCCTTCTGGATCAAGAGAAATTTCTGAAAGATAAAGAGGAGGCACTTGAATCTCAAGCGGAGTGTTTCATGATAGATTGGTGTGTGAAAGACTTTGAGTCACTTATCTTGACATCAGAATTAGAAGAGATGGCTATGCACAAAGTTGATATGGAGAGAGAGCATATCACTTGTTGTGTGATGCTTGAAGATTTGAAGAAAGAATTCATTCTTTCGAAGGTTGATGCACTGTTGAAAGAACAGTCCTTAGTGGATGAAGAAGTTGAGGGTGCTCATCTGCAAAAGGAAGCCCAAAAGGAGAGGCAGGATTTGTTGTCACAGCTGAACCAAAGCACTTTAAGGATCACACAAATAAATGAAGTGAACAAGGCTCTTGAAAAAGATATTCAGTTGCTAAAGGACGTTGCTCTTTCAAATGATGCCTTGAAAGGTGAACTTGGTGAAGTTAAGCAAACAGAGGTGAAGCTGTCGAGCCACGTTCAGGCACTAGAAGCTGAATACCAAAAACTACGAGAAGatttaaaaatgaaggaaatgaacTTAGAACTTTCTGCCCAACAGATTTCTGTCCTTGATCAGGACAACCAAAGGTTGCAGAATGATATTTGCATGTTGCATACCTCATCATATGGACTTCAAGGTGCTGTAGAGAAGAAAGATGCTGAGCTGAGCAGATTGAGTCACTTGGAGATGGAAAATGAGTCACTTAAAACTGAGATAGGGAAGTTAAATACAGAAAACAGCACGACCCTAAAAAATTTGGCAGAGAAGAATTCTGAATTTACATCTTCATTAAACCGTATAAATGTCTTTGATAAAGAAAACTGCAGGTTGCAAGATGAAATTATCTCGTTGGAGATTCATATTACTAATCTGGAGACTAATCTAAGGGTGAAAAGTGCTGAACTGTATGAACTCAAACAATCAGAGTCTGCCATTATGGAAGAACTGTGCTCAAAAAGCCAGGAGTTGCAGATCTGTCTTAGCAAAACTAATACACTGAAGGAAGAGAATGTTCTCTTCAGGGAAGAACTTTTGTCTCTCAAGAAAAGCAAGGATGAATTCCTCACCATGTCAAATGTGAACAGTAAGAAGTGCCTTGATTCAGTGGAAACTGTGGATTCAGTGAGTAACATATTACGTAATATTTTAAAGGGCGAAGGTTTCATCATTGTGGACAAAATGTTTCAGGAAATATGTGAAACTGGAGAGAGAATATCTGAGTTCATAGAGCAGGTCGATTGCTTAGAGAGCCATGCTAAGGAGCTGGTATCTGAAAATTTGTCTCTTCAGGCTGAATTACTAAGGAAGGATGACGTTCTTAAAGGATTGTTATTTGATCTGAGCATGTTGCAGGAATCGGCATCTAAGAATAAGGATCAACAAGATGAAATTGAGGAAATATTGTCTTCTTTGGAGGCTTTAGAGGATGAGCTTTCAGCAAAATCATGCGAGCTTCGTCAGGCCATTGCTAACAGCCAAATGCTTGAAACTCAACTGCAGGAGAAAACAGACGTAATCTCCACTCTTGAGTTTGGTATATTGGAAGAGCGCGAGTCTGTAAAATTGCTGTCCAGTGAAAACCTTGAGCTGAGAGCTCATATGGAAGATGCTTTGGAAGCAAAGAATTCTGTCGAGAAGGAGTTGACGGAGAGACAGAAGATAATTGAGAGCTTGAAAATGGAACTCCTGGAAATAAGTAATGCTCTTGACCAAATGAATAACTCGAATGAATCCTTGAGGAGCAATATGCATGAACTTGCTAGTGAAAAGGATCTTCTTCACATTGAGATGCTTAAGTTGAAGGAAAAGCTTGAAAGAGAACAAGCACGAGCGGATGAAATTGAAGCAATTGCAAATGAAGCTCAAGAG ATAGCTGAATTAAGAAAGAACTATGCTGACGACAAAGAGGCAGAGGTGAAGCTCTTAGAGAGGTCTGTTGAGGAGCTTGAACGTGTTGTAGACGTGCTGGAAAACAAG GTTGATATTGTTAAGGGAGAAGCTGAACGACAACGGCTGCATGGAGAAGAGCTTGAATTGGAACTTCATGCTGTGAAACATCAGATGCAGAATGTTGAAAATGCTAATGCTGACATGAAGAG ATATTTagatgagaaagagaaaagccTTCAAGAAGCCCTACAGAACATACAAATACTTGAGAAGGATATAGCTGAGAAGGATGCAGAG ATTGCCCAATTTAAAGCACATATCTCTGAGCTGAATTTGCATGCAGAAGCACAGGCTTGTGAGTACAAGCAGAAG TTTAAGGCATTGGAATCCATGGCTGAACAAGTCAGACCTGAAGGCCATTCCACTCATGCCACAAGTTCATCAAACAAGTCAGAGAAACATGCCACAAAGTCTAGAGGCTCTGGTTCCCCATTTAAATGCATTGGCTTGGGCTTGGCACAACAGATAAAATCTGAGAAGGATGAAGAACGTACAACCTCGAGGGTCCGCATTGAAGAGCTTGAATCCTTAGCATTGAGTCGACAAAAAGAG ATATTTACTTTGAATTCCAAATTGGCTGCTGCTGAAAGCATGACCCATGATGTAATTCGGGACTTACTGGGAGTCAAGTTGGATATGACCACTTACGTG TCACTATTGGATAATCAACAAGTGCAGAAAATAACAGAGAAGGCCCGGCTTCATAGTGTGGAATCCGAAGAAAAG GAGGTAGTTAAGCTGAAAAAACAGCTGAATGAATTCATTCAGGAAAGACAAGG